The Prunus persica cultivar Lovell chromosome G7, Prunus_persica_NCBIv2, whole genome shotgun sequence genome has a segment encoding these proteins:
- the LOC18770772 gene encoding probable LRR receptor-like serine/threonine-protein kinase At4g36180 — protein MLPLTLPSINFTSLSVLDLSSNKFTSTIPPWLFNLTKLENLDLSYNSLTGKLPDSLGYLKSLRYLNLSGNSLEGPIPKSIGNLTSLEEFNLGGNQMSGIIPESLGELSSLVSLDIFGNKWEGAITEAHFAKLGGLRKVLIGNYPRNISFSLVFNISSDWVPPFKLRYLEIRSCQLGPKFPTWLRNQTELTTVVLLNARISGTIPDWFLQLDLQLDELSLADNQLSGRVPNSLRFSYDSLVDLSSNCYEGPLPLWSSNISRLYLRDNRFSWPILHNIGQVMPNLTQLDISTNSLSGSIPLFLGNLSQLQVILISNNLLSGEIPHFWNNIPSLVSIDLSNNSLSGTIQRSLSSLTSLEFLGLSSNNFSGEVPSLKNCTYLNILDLGDNKFSGPILASIGESMPNLQILSLRSNSFTGSIPLKLCGLSALHILDFSHNNLFGNIPHCIGNIPTNIGNLESIETLDLSKNKLSGYSIPQSMVSLTFLNHLNLSYNNLSGKIATGNQFHTFVDPSIYEGNPGLSSCPLPIVCQVNVGAPQVPSGDGGEDDDSKLEKLQFVISLVIGFCAGFWGVFGTLAMKRSWRYAYFHFLDKVKDAVFYFVSAIGTYLRKRS, from the exons ATGCTTCCTCTCACTCTTCCTTCCATCAATTTCACATCCCTTTCAGTTCTTGATCTCTCTAGCAATAAATTCACCTCCACGATACCTCCTTGGTTGTTCAATCTCACTAAACTAGAGAATTTGGATTTGTCATATAACAGTCTGACAGGAAAACTGCCTGATTCTTTGGGATATCTTAAAAGCTTGAGATACCTCAACTTGTCGGGTAACTCACTTGAGGGTCCAATCCCAAAATCGATTGGAAATTTAACATCTTTGGAGGAGTTTAACCTTGGAGGGAATCAAATGAGTGGGATCATCCCAGAAAGTCTTGGGGAGCTCTCATCACTGGTTTCACTTGATATCTTTGGCAACAAATGGGAAGGTGCCATTACAGAAGCTCATTTCGCGAAACTTGGAGGCCTGAGAAAAGTATTAATTGGAAATTATCCCCGAaacatttccttttctttggttttcaaCATAAGTTCTGATTGGGTACCTCCTTTCAAATTAAGATACTTGGAAATTAGATCATGCCAACTGGGTCCCAAATTTCCGACATGGCTTAGAAATCAGACTGAGTTGACCACGGTAGTACTCCTTAATGCTAGGATTTCAGGCACCATACCAGATTGGTTTTTGCAGTTGGATTTGCAATTAGATGAACTAAGTTTGGCTGATAATCAACTCAGCGGCAGGGTGCCCAATTCATTAAGATTCAGCTATGATTCCCTTGTTGATTTGAGTTCAAACTGCTATGAGGGCCCACTCCCACTCTGGTCCTCAAACATTTCTAGGCTGTATCTTAGAGATAATCGATTTTCATGGCCAATTCTTCATAACATTGGTCAAGTGATGCCCAATTTAACACAACTAGACATTTCTACGAACTCTTTGAGTGGAAGCATTCCTCTGTTCTTGGGTAATTTAAGCCAATTACAAGTCATATTGATCTCAAACAACCTCTTGTCTGGTGAGATTCCTCATTTTTGGAACAATATACCATCATTGGTTTCTATAGACTTGTCAAACAATAGTCTCTCTGGTACAATCCAAAGATCCTTAAGCTCTCTTACTTCACTCGAGTTCTTGGGCCTCTCTAGCAACAACTTTTCAGGTGAAGTTCCTTCCTTGAAAAACTGCACTTACCTGAATATTCTCGATCTTGGTGATAACAAGTTTTCTGGACCGATTCTGGCTTCCATCGGAGAAAGCATGCCCAATTTACAGATTCTAAGCTTGAGGTCCAACTCATTTACGGGAAGCATCCCTTTAAAATTATGTGGCCTTTCCGCTCTCCATATATTGGACTTCTCACACAACAATCTTTTCGGAAATATTCCCCACTGTATAG GAAATATCCCGACAAATATCGGAAACTTAGAGTCAATAGAAACTCTTGATCTATCAAAGAACAAACTTTCAGGTTATTCAATTCCACagagtatggtttctttaaCATTTTTGAATCATTTGAATCTGTCATACAATAACTTGTCCGGGAAAATTGCAACGGGTAACCAGTTTCATACCTTTGTTGACCCGTCAATTTATGAGGGCAACCCTGGTCTTAGCAGTTGTCCATTACCAATTGTTTGCCAAGTCAATGTAGGAGCACCTCAAGTTCCAAGTGGAGATGGAGGAGAGGATGATGACAGCAAACTTGAAAAGCTACAGTTCGTCATCAGCTTGGTGATAGGTTTTTGTGCAGGGTTCTGGGGagtttttgggactttggccaTGAAGAGGTCTTGGAGATATGCGTATTTTCACTTCCTTGACAAAGTGAAAGATGCTGTCTTTTATTTTGTCTCAGCCATTGGTACTTATTTGCGGAAAAGATCGTAG
- the LOC109950342 gene encoding LOW QUALITY PROTEIN: microtubule-associated protein 70-2-like (The sequence of the model RefSeq protein was modified relative to this genomic sequence to represent the inferred CDS: substituted 4 bases at 4 genomic stop codons) → MALLIQWWFNLTKLEKLDFAFNSPTGKLPNSLGYLKSLWGNSLEGSIPNSIGNLTSLEEFNLRRNQMSGIIPESLGELSSLVSLDIFYNAWRPERSINWKLGGPKYFLGFQPKLQDDNRALDRLTKSKEAALVEAERTVQIAIVKASLVDDLQNKNQELMKQIQICQEENKILDKTHRQKVAEVEKLTQTVHELEEAVLAGGAAANAVRDYQRKVQEMNEEKKLLEREVARAKVSANRVATVVANEWEDSSDKVMPVKQWLEERRFFQGEMQQLRDKLAVAERTAKAEAQLXVCXLFXIXSALTCKEKYQLRFKVLEEKFKASNGKFRPSSDARIISNGPSRRQSLGGAENFSRASSNGYLSRTKLNLQSGFNRSNTATTILKQAKSSSRSFDGGSRLLDRDKLVPDAAGKDNTNSASDQTQMDETVGRHEERANGSLAEQSGTEHEDYVSGVLYDMLQKEVVSLRKACHEKDQTLKDKDDAIEMLAKKVDTLNKAMEVEAKKMRREVAAMEKEVSAMRVTKEPDQRARRSSAPRGVVNSSHTLSSRNAHKSR, encoded by the exons ATGGCGCTTCTTATCCAATGGTGGTTCAATCTCACTAAACTAGAGAAGTTGGATTTTGCATTTAACAGTCCGACAGGAAAACTGCCTAATTCTTTGGGGTATCTTAAAAGCTTGTGGGGTAACTCACTTGAGGGTTCAATCCCAAACTCGATTGGAAATTTAACATCTTTGGAGGAGTTTAACCTTAGAAGGAATCAAATGAGTGGGATCATCCCAGAAAGTCTTGGGGAGCTCTCATCGCTGGTTTCACTTGATATCTTTTACAACGCATGGAGGCCTGAGAGAAGTATCAATTGGAAACTTGGAGGCCCCAAATATTTCCTCGGTTTTCAAC CAAAGTTACAGGATGACAACAGAGCACTTGATCGGCTTACTAAATCCAAGGAGGCTGCTCTAGTTGAGGCCGAGAGAACTGTTCAGATTGCCATAGTAAAAGCATCCTTGGTTGACgatctgcaaaacaaaaatcaagagCTGATGAAACAGATTCAAATATGCCAG GAGGAGAACAAAATTCTTGACAAAACGCACCGGCAAAAGGTAGCTGAGGTTGAGAAGCTAACACAAACCGTTCACGAGCTTGAGGAGGCTGTTTTAGCCGGTGGAGCTGCTGCCAATGCTGTGCGTGATTACCAGCGTAAAGTGCAGGAGATGAAT GAGGAGAAGAAACTGTTGGAACGGGAGGTGGCTCGTGCAAAGGTCTCTGCAAATAGGGTTGCCACTGTTGTTGCAAATGAGTGGGAAGATTCCAGTGACAAAGTGATGCCCGTAAAACAATGGCTTGAAGAAAGGAGATTTTTTCAG GGAGAAATGCAACAACTTCGAGACAAATTGGCAGTAGCTGAGCGTACTGCAAAGGCAGAAGCACAATTATAGGTATGCTAACTGTTTTGAATTTAGTCTGCTCTGACATGTAAGG AAAAATACCAACTAAGATTCAAGGTTTTGGAGGAAAAGTTTAAAGCATCGAATGGAAAATTCCGCCCATCCTCAGATGCAAGAATCATCAGCAATGGGCCTTCAAGGCGTCAGTCTCTTGGTGGAGCTGAGAACTTCTCTAGAGCGTCCTCTAATGGCTATCTATCTAGGACAAAATTGAATTTACAATCTGGTTTCAACCGTTCCAACACTGCTACTACAATATTGAAACAAGCCAAGAGTTCATCTAGATCGTTTGATGGTGGTAGTAGATTGCTAGACAGAGATAAGCTAGTACCAGATGCAGCTGGGAAAGATAACACAAACAGTGCCAGTGATCAGACTCAGATGGATGAGACAGTTGGTAGACATGAGGAGAGGGCCAATGGATCTTTGGCTGAACAATCCGGGACAGAGCATGAAGATTATGTTTCTGGAGTGCTGTATGATATGTTACAGAAAGAGGTCGTATCTTTGAGGAAAGCTTGCCATGAGAAAGATCAAACCCTCAAGGACAAGGATGATGCAATTGAG ATGTTGGCAAAGAAGGTGGATACACTTAACAAAGCAATGGAGGTTGAGGCCAAAAAGATGCGGAGAGAAGTAGCTGCCATGGAAAAAGAAGTCTCTGCTATGCGTGTCACCAAGGAGCCTGATCAGAGGGCACGGCGCTCAAGTGCTCCCCGAGGGGTTGTAAATAGCTCTCATACACTTTCTTCTAG gAATGCACACAAGTCTAGGTGA
- the LOC18771415 gene encoding probable LRR receptor-like serine/threonine-protein kinase At4g36180, with the protein MGHCSANASIHLVSLIILSGILSLETIKLGFCSDDHNVGCIDIERKALLKLKQGLMDPFGRFSSWVGEDCCKWSGVGCNNITGRVNRLDLSTGDGGEINPSLLVLKDLVYLDLSMNFFEGVFPSFIGSLEKLKYLDLSGSYFVGVIPPNLGNLSRLLYLDLSTLYRDNPIETDLQWLATLSSLKYLNLEGVNLTKTTSYWLPAINMLPSLVELRLPSCSLSMLPLTLPSINFTSLSVLDLSDNKFNSTIPPWLFNLTKLEMLDFEFNRLTGKLPDSLGYLKSLRYLNLSSNLLEGSIPKSIGNLTSLEEFNLETNQMSGIIPESLGELSSLVSLDIYDNTWEGAITKAHFAKLGGLRKVSIGNYVRNIPLVFNISSDWIPPFKLRYLETASCQLGPKFPTWLRNQTQLTMVVLYSARISGTIPDWFLQLDLQLDGLEFVDNQLSGRVPNSFRFSYDSFVDLSSNRFEGPLPLWSSNISRLYLRDNLFSGPIPHNIGQVMPNLTYLDISTNSLSGSIPLFLGNLSQLEAILISNNLFSGEVPHFWNNMPSLFCIELSNNSLSGTIPRSLGSLTSLEFLGLSSNNFSGEVPSLKNCTHLRILDLGDNKFSGPIPASIGESMPNLQILSLRSNSFTGSIPLKLCGLSALHILDFSHNNLSGNIPHCIALISRTINCQERYLSS; encoded by the exons ATGGGTCACTGCAGTGCTAATGCTTCCATCCACCTTGTCTCACTAATTATACTGTCAGGAATTTTATCCCTTGAAACCATTAAACTCGGTTTCTGCAGTGATGATCATAATGTAGGATGCATAGATATAGAGAGGAAAGCCCTTCTCAAGCTCAAACAAGGCCTCATGGATCCTTTCGGACGGTTTTCGTCTTGGGTGGGAGAAGATTGCTGCAAATGGAGTGGTGTAGGGTGCAACAACATAACTGGACGTGTCAACAGGCTCGATCTTAGCACTGGTGATGGTGGTGAGATCAACCCTTCTTTGCTTGTTTTGAAAGATTTGGTTTACTTGGATTTGAGCATGAATTTCTTTGAAGGTGTCTTTCCAAGTTTCATTGGATCACTAGAGAAACTGAAATACCTCGATCTCTCTGGTTCATATTTTGTTGGAGTCATTCCCCCCAATCTTGGAAACCTCTCAAGGTTGCTTTATCTTGATCTTAGTACTTTATATAGGGACAACCCAATTGAGACTGACCTTCAGTGGCTTGCAACCCTTTCTTCCTTAAAGTACCTTAACTTGGAAGGAGTGAACCTTACTAAGACTACATCCTATTGGCTTCCCGCTATTAATATGCTCCCTTCACTTGTTGAATTGCGTTTGCCCTCTTGTAGTCTTTCCATGCTTCCTCTCACTCTTCCTTCCATCAATTTCACATCCCTTTCAGTTCTTGATCTCTCTGACAATAAATTCAACTCCACGATACCTCCTTGGTTGTTCAATCTCACTAAATTAGAGATGTTGGATTTCGAATTTAACCGTCTGACAGGAAAACTGCCTGATTCTTTGGGATATCTTAAAAGCTTGAGATACCTCAACTTGTCGAGTAACTTACTTGAGGGTTCAATCCCAAAATCGATTGGAAATTTAACATCTTTGGAGGAGTTTAACCTTGAAACGAATCAAATGAGTGGGATCATCCCAGAAAGTCTTGGGGAGCTCTCATCGCTGGTTTCACTTGATATCTATGACAACACATGGGAAGGTGCCATTACAAAAGCTCATTTTGCGAAACTTGGAGGCCTAAGAAAAGTATCAATTGGAAATTATGTCCGAAACATTCCCTTGGTTTTCAACATAAGTTCTGATTGGATACCTCCTTTCAAATTAAGATACTTGGAAACTGCTTCTTGCCAACTGGGTCCCAAATTTCCTACGTGGCTTAGAAATCAGACTCAATTGACCATGGTGGTACTCTATAGTGCTAGGATTTCAGGCACCATACCAGATTGGTTTTTGCAGTTGGATTTGCAATTAGATGGGCTAGAATTCGTTGATAATCAACTAAGCGGCAGGGTGCCCAATTCATTCAGATTCAGCTATGATTCCTTTGTTGATTTGAGTTCAAACCGCTTTGAAGGCCCACTCCCACTCTGGTCCTCAAACATTTCCAGGCTGTATCTTAGAGATAATCTATTTTCAGGGCCAATTCCTCATAACATTGGTCAAGTGATGCCCAATTTGACATATCTAGACATTTCTACGAACTCCTTGAGTGGAAGCATTCCCCTGTTCTTGGGTAATTTAAGCCAATTAGAAGCCATATTGATCTCAAATAACCTCTTTTCTGGTGAGGTTCCTCATTTTTGGAACAATATGCCATCAttgttttgtatagaattGTCAAACAACAGTCTCTCTGGCACAATCCCAAGATCTTTAGGCTCTCTTACTTCACTCGAGTTCTTGGGCCTCTCTAGCAACAACTTTTCAGGTGAAGTTCCTTCCTTGAAAAACTGCACTCACCTGAGAATTCTTGATCTCGGTGATAACAAGTTTTCTGGACCGATTCCGGCTTCCATCGGAGAAAGCATGCCCAATTTACAGATTCTAAGCTTGAGGTCTAACTCATTTACGGGAAGCATCCCTTTAAAATTATGTGGCCTTTCCGCTCTCCATATATTGGACTTCTCACACAACAATCTTTCCGGAAATATTCCCCATTGCATAG CGTTGATCTCTCGGACAATAAATTGTCAGGAGAGATACCTATCGAGCTAA
- the LOC109950456 gene encoding receptor-like protein 2, giving the protein MNHLTGNIPANIGNLESIETLDLSLNKLSGSIPQSMVNLTFLNHLNLSYNNLSGKIPTSNQFQTFVDPSIYEGNPGLSSCPLPIVCQDNEEAPQVPSGDGGEDDDSKLEKLQFVISLVIGFCAGFWGVFGTLAMKRSWRYAYFHFLDKVKDAVLYFVSAIGTYLQKRS; this is encoded by the coding sequence ATGAATCATTTGACAGGAAATATCCCGGCAAATATTGGAAACTTGGAGTCTATAGAAACTCTTGATCTATCATTGAACAAACTTTCAGGTTCAATTCCACAGAGCATGGttaatttaacatttttgAATCATTTGAATCTGTCATACAATAACTTGTCCGGGAAAATTCCAACGAGTAACCAGTTTCAGACCTTTGTTGACCCATCAATTTATGAGGGCAACCCTGGTCTTAGCAGTTGTCCATTACCAATTGTTTGCCAAGACAATGAAGAAGCACCTCAAGTTCCAAGTGGAGATGGAGGAGAAGATGATGACAGTAAACTTGAAAAGCTACAGTTCGTCATCAGCTTGGTGATAGGTTTCTGTGCGGGGTTCTGGGGagtttttgggactttggccaTGAAGAGGTCTTGGAGATATGCGTATTTTCACTTCCTTGACAAAGTGAAAGATGCTgtcctttattttgtttcagcCATTGGTACTTATCTGCAGAAAAGATCGTAG